The DNA segment CCATCCACTTCCTAACCGAATAGTTTGTCCTCTACAATGTCAGTCTCTTTTGTAAACATGTTGGAAATGATCCGAACTAGAGTGAACACCAGGCTCGTCCCGAGGAGCCGCGGAGCCGTGTTACCTGGGGGTCTCCGGGACGATGACGGACAGCTCGTGGTACAGCAGATCCGCCGGGTCCAGCAGACAGCCTCGGTTCAGTCCTCCGGGACTGTCCGGTTCAGACGAACAGGGGCTGGTGGTTACCGGCTCGTCCATGGCCTCCAGTGGTTCACCTGGCCCCGGCTCTAAAGGCGCGTGGCACCCGGTCTCATATCATCAGGCACCGGGGGCAGACACCTGGGAACAGCCGGAGTTAACAACCAGCACAGAGGAGCTAACGAGCTAACCTGGATCCATTAGTGATGAGGAACCACTCAAACTGAAATGAACCCATCTACTGGTCGGTCAGAACCAGGAGCCAGTGACGGGTCGCTCGCAGCAGCTGGAGCCTCGTGAGAAACGAACCAGATGAAACCTTTCATCGGAGATTCGGGTTCAATTTACCTCGTTCGTGGGATTCTGCCGCCGGACTCTACAGGAAGTGCATCGGATGTTTCAACCAACATTTCCGGTGTCACACCGTAAAGTCCCGAAAACTCCTCGGTTTATTTTTTGTTCCGCTTCCTGTGGCTGCTTGTCCCCTCCTCGtgtctcactgggacatttcaTCACAGAAATACAACAACCTCTTATTTCAGTGCATATCCTCATGgtcacatgtaaataaaatgatccATGAATCCTAAGATGTCATCAAAcccatatgacaaataaatgaaactgaggttaattattttacacttaaacaTTAACTTCAGTCAGTGTTTTACTATTACTACAGTTGTATGTTGTATTTCATGTATGTTGAGCTGTAGCTTTATTCCACAATAGTGAAACAGCTGAAATAATCAGATGTAGCTACACTTTggctgattattattattttctgtgagTTAAGTCTTTTTGTCAATAATGAAGAGATCCAATATTTGAAGGTAGAACTAACAAGGTTTGGGACGAACGTTTAAAGAACATACATGAATTCAGTGTCAGGCATAATCTTAAAAGTTTAAAACGTTTCGCAGACTCAAGTTACACAGCTTGTTTACTgatgtttcacctgtttgtaaTAGATGTAAGTCTATGATCAGTAATTAAACTCATTCTTTCTGGTCATGAAGTAAACTTTACATATACCGGGGGAaagttttcattgtttctcaGAGGTTTTTGGGAAGCTGATCCGCTCATGGCCTCCGTGGAGCAACGAGCTCTGTAGCTGTGTCTGAGTGTGAGCCTCCTCATtacctctcctctttctcctcctgtatGAAGTCTCAATCCAGGAgaagtgtgaacacagcagaggatcctccactgattcactgggAGTGAGGGGGGTTCTCTGCCTCATGTTTAAACTATAGCAGGTCAGAGAGGTGAGCTTAGTGTgagtgtgacagacagacaggcagacaggcagacaggcaggcagagtTTGTGTATATCAGATGCTGGGGCATGTTTGtggcagtttttatttttgtatcatgCAATAAGTTTCTGTCATCTAACATCTTGGggcttttatttagaaaatccaGCCTCTATGTGGGATTTCTGGTAAGGTCCTATCACCATCCATGGGCGTTTACTCTGAAAATCCAGCCTCCTTTCGGGATCCTGGTAACATCCTGGTAACATCCTGGTAACATCCTGTAACTATGTAACTATGTAACAGGGGCAGAGCAGAACCAAACATTCAGTTCAAACAGCTTCACCTTCACAAACTCCTCGTGCATCTCTCTGACCGGCTTCAGCTTCTGGTCACCCTGGTAACCATCCTCAAACAAAACACtacaaaaattaaaatgtaaccGCTGTAGAAAAACCCTTtgaagtttttatttcactggtTGGAAATCCTTTTTCAGAATCACGTTCAAAGCATATAGAGTTTATCAGAAGTCTGATACAGTCTGGAGTTTAAGTTCCATGTAGACGTCAAAGGTCAAACTTTTCTTCACAAACAAAGTGTCCGTTTTCTTCATAGTCCTCTCTGGTCACCACCATCTCGTCATAGTCTGGGTTGTGGGCCAGGAGCTTCCCTCCTTCCCACGAGTAACAGATGGGACTGCAAGACAATAAACACCATAAAAAACTGTCAGAGACACAGGAGATCTGTGAGGAGACGTTATCTTGACTCCAGGAATCAGAGGCTCCCAGCTTGTAGTCACGTCGGCTACATCCACACGACTACggtttcatttgaaaacacatcaactctgctgcagatacGTCTgacgtccacactactccagagttttagtccagttttagtttgaaaactcgagcagaaacacagatgtCAGCACGTAGCCTTccctgattcgtcaggctcctgtcacatgaccttctCCCAGAACTAACAACCAGCATCATATTATTCGGTACGTTCTTGCCCAGTGTACAGGTCACGTTTTCAGGTATGTTAGTAtggatttaatttgaaaacgtagtagtatggatgttgCCTCAGACCGAGGCTCTGTGCTTGTCGTCACTTACTTCGCAGGTTGCAGGACTGACACGGGGAGATGGGCCGGGGCGAGCGATCGCAGCTCGGCCTCCAGTCGCTGCCTGTAGCCGGGGAACAAAGTGTTTCCTCCAGTCAGGACGATGTTCTGGTAGAAGTGGGGCTGCATCTCTGATGGCAGAGGAAACTGTTAGTGGctttatattcacacacactatAGACGAGTGTGTTCACAACACAAGGACAGCAGCTGACCTTCTGGCAGAGACTGGATGGAGTGGACGATGGCCTCTGGTATGCCCATCTCCTGGATGCCGATGTCTGACGGGTGAAAGAGCATCTCGGGAACAGCGAAGCGCTCGTTGACCAACCTCAGGATCTGCTCTCCTGTCTTATACTTTCCAGTGAACACCATCTCCTCCCGGGGCTGGTGAGAACAAAGACTGATGAGGACTAGTGATCCCAGAGACAATGAATCAGGGCCAAGGCAGCTCCTCAGATCCCCTCTGATGCCGTCTCACCTTGCAGAAGCCTTTTTTAATGGAGCTGAAATCCGGAAGAACATAATCCACCATCACAGTATTTTCCTCGCCCTTATTTCTGAGAACAGACGACACAGAAGAACCATCAGTCAACAACCAGCACAAGCTCACCTGGTCCAAGGCACCGTCCATCAAACAACccccaaaataaacaaaagtgaTATCATGATGCCCGTTGGATCAAAGTGGACTGTGGGTGGATGTTGTTCCCCTTCCCACTTCtaatctttatgctaagctaggaGAGATCTTTCCCCGTTTACAGttttaatgctaagctaagcagctGCGTATTGCAATCTGAGGTCACAAGATTATGAAGTCGTTAATtcagagaaacagagcagatttatttttcctcaagtgaatgcaatacgcttcaCATTACTGACATGTTATCTACAAACATTACATTCAACCTTATTGATCCCTGTGATGTAAACTGCTGCTCATGATCCAGATCCACAGATAGAAAAGATTCTGTTGATCACAAAACTAAAAACTCTAAGAGGATTTGATGAAGGAAACTAACGAGTGATGACGAACAGATGAAGTAAACAGATGCAAAGTGTCGTGTGTCTGGACTTACTGTGCCACCTCCATGTCGTTATAAAACTGCTGCGAGACGTAGCAGACGTCTTCCTTCACCTGGTTGATCACATGAGTTTCATCCATCACGTGTAACTGACTGCAAGGAAGAGAGATTCTTTCATTGGATCTTTACCGAGAGAATCACAGAAGAAATACTCTCTGTTCTATCAGCTCTACCATCCACactggaaacagctgctgctctcagctgtGGACCACGTATTCACATCAATACAGGTCCTCAACCTGCAAGTACCACAGTAACAGGACTTCATGTagtcacagtaccacagtaacaggacttcatgtagtcacagtaccacagtaacaggacttcatgtagtcacagtaccacagtaacaggacttcatgtagtcacagtaccacagtaacaggacttcatgtagtcacagtaccacagtaacaggacttcatgtagtcacagtaccacagtaacaggacttcatgtagtcacagtaacaggacttcatgtagtcacagtaccacagtaacaggacttcatgtagtcacagtaccacagtaacaggacttcatgtagtcacagtaccacagtaacaggacttcatgtagtcacagtaacaggacttcatgtagtcacagtaccacagtaacaGTACTTCATGTagtcacagtaccacagtaacaggacttcatgtagtcacagtaccacagtaacaggacttcatgtagtcacagtaccacagtaacaGTTAACAGGACTTCATGTagtcacagtaccacagtaacaGTACTTCATGTAGTCACAGTCAGTACCACAGTAACAGGACTTCATGTAGTCACAGTACAATAACAGGACTTCATGTagtcacagtaccacagtaacaGTACTTCATGTAGTCACAGTAACAGGACTTCATGTagtcacagtaccacagtaacaggacttcatgtagtcacagtaccacagtaacaggacttcatgtagtcacagtaacaggacttcatgtagtcacagtaccacagtaacaggacttcatgtagtcacagtaccacagtaacaggacttcatgtagtcacagtaccacagtaacaggacttcatg comes from the Hippoglossus stenolepis isolate QCI-W04-F060 chromosome 5, HSTE1.2, whole genome shotgun sequence genome and includes:
- the actr6 gene encoding actin-related protein 6 produces the protein MATLVLDNGANTAKIGFSHEAVSVISNCQFRSKTSRLKTFTANQLDEIKDPSGLFYILPFQKGYLVNWDVQRKVWDHLFGKEMFKVDFTDTSILITEPYFNFTSIQESMNEILFEEYQFQSALRTNAGSLSAHHYFHTKPSELCCLLVDSGFSFTHVVPYCRSKKMKEGIRRINVGGKLLTNHLKEIISYRQLHVMDETHVINQVKEDVCYVSQQFYNDMEVAQNKGEENTVMVDYVLPDFSSIKKGFCKPREEMVFTGKYKTGEQILRLVNERFAVPEMLFHPSDIGIQEMGIPEAIVHSIQSLPEEMQPHFYQNIVLTGGNTLFPGYRQRLEAELRSLAPAHLPVSVLQPANPICYSWEGGKLLAHNPDYDEMVVTREDYEENGHFVCEEKFDL